taggctaatcacttcaacaaaagctaattggagtcaggagttggcAAACCTgaagtccaatcaatgaaaccaCATTAGAGGTGTGTTTTTAGAGCTTCTTTAACGTAAACAAGCACTCAAACGTTTTAATTCTCAAGACGCATCTGttgatgtgaaccatgcctgacaaaaaaaaaaccacaaaatatattaatgtaagtgtcttgcgtttgggataaaaaaaaaaaacaagatgcaTAGGTTTTTTGGAAGTTATGTGGCAGAAAAGGcaacaacccagggtatttcacaaTGCGTGTTTGCACACTTATCATTCAACCAGTTGGTGACCAATTCCTGATAAAGGGAACCATAACGTTAATTTTCGTCAAGATTACATGCAGCTGCAGAAAAActcaccaaaatgtattcagcttCCTCTCTAGATTACataggtttgtgtgtgtgtgtatatataggtatgtatgtatgtgtgtatgtcacTATGCAATAACACACAGAACAGGCCAAGGTAGGCACGCAGATAATAAAGTGTTTAACGATAATACACTATACAAACGCATCTTAGATTACATTCTATATTTCCACAAGGATGCCTGGCTTTTTTCCTGCACCCGCTTATGTGGGCCACAAGCCACAACTATCATCACCCTTGTCAGCTTGACTGAGGTTGATAAGAGTTGTAATCCCCAAAAGTGGGTGCGCTAGAAAAACTAAACGCGAGCATGagccagtttcttttttttttttttgctggctgcTGGCTGTGCAATAATCATCCCTTGCATGACAGCAgtgatcagtttttttttttcttttagtgcgCTAGTCAGTTGATCTAACTATAGATTAGCTTGCAACCTGTTGGTGCTCttttgtacattatatataaataagtgtgtgtgtgtatgtatatatataatatatgtattttaagtttactgtggctgctgattggttcaatGGATGCATTGAAAACATGAGGCATCCATTGCATGGCCGAGGATTCCAGCGTAGAGATAAAGAAGTGCAGCttaattattttgatttgtCTGCCAGGGTGTTTCAGCTGCAGGGCAAGTCGTATCATTGAAGATCTGGTTGATAGACAACACAGTAGAAATGATTAATCAAAATCTACCCCCCCATATTCGAATACTGGGTGAGTAGATCATACATCTGATATGTCACTGGAATTTTTCCCTTTCTTACTAgttaatttgtgtttgtttacaGTGCCACTCTATGTATTTGTGTGGTCCTATGCAATCTGATACTCTGGTGGAAAATATTAGAACCCAGAGCTCTAACGAGAGAATGATGATAATGTTAGCATTATTTCAGGACTTAATAAATATTGGAGCCATTGAAAAGGCGCAAccaatttaaatttttatataaaatgtcccATTAGATGCCACCAACAACCTAAAGGAACATAAGAGAAATCAAAAGCAGACAGCCTATAAAGTCTCCCAATCTCTGATCCATCACCTGGAAAACATTGGTAGATCTCTTAGGATGTTAACCTATATAGTATTATAGTAATATGTGTATATCtctttttacatgtatttaataCACTGTGTcatcctaatatatatatattgtatttattattttaaaggctTGAAAAGGGTAACAGGACGATTTAACTCCAAGAACACATGTGATGCTCGTACATATTCCTATACTCTGCCCACCTTTGCTTTCTCACACAAGGACCATGAGACACAAGAGGAGAGTTTTCGGCTGAGCCAGGAAACTCTGGATAAGGTGAATGAGCTCCTTGCTCTTTATAAGGGCACCCACAACTTCCACAACTTTACATCTCAAAAAGGTCCACGGGACCCTAGTGCAAAACGTTACATTATGGAAATGCACTGTGAACCTCCTTTTCAACAAGGAGGCTTGGAGCTAGCTGTGATCAAAGTAAAAGGGCAGAGCTTTATGATGCACCAGATCCGTAAGATGATTGGGTTAGTTATTGCAGTGGTAAAGGGCTATGCGCCTGTGTCCATCATTGAGAGAAGCTGGGGCGAAGAAAAAGTGGATATCCCTAAAGCTCCTGGTCTTGGTCTGGTACTTGAGAAGGTTCATTTTGAGAAGTACAACCGGCGTTTTGGCAACGATGGTCTCCATGAATCTTTGGACTGGGTGGAAGAAGACGATAAAATAGAGTCGTTTAAGAAAGAGCACATTTACCCCACCATTATACAGACAGAAATACAGGAAAAATCCATGTCCACTTGGATGGCTACCCTTCCTATCCATGACTATGAAGCCTCTTCCTCGCAACAAAACACAGACATCCACAAGGTAATCTTAAATGACAGAAATTTTTGAAGAAAGCAACCCCATTGAAATTAGTGTGAGTCCGTTCTGCACGTGGGCTTGTGGGGCGtttttaacatagaaacaaataatttgaccgcagcccatctagtctgcccatttttcctgatgtagagactcagtcCTTGTGGTCtttgattcaggatagctttatcccatgcatgtttaaattatctcACTTCTGATGGGAAGCTGTTGCGTTTGTGTACGACCCTCTCTGTAAGTAAACTTGTTAGACCTCCTGCTCTTGTGCGAGTGCTGGATCTGGCTGGTGTTGAGTAAGCGTGCATGCACACTGCGGAGCAGGAGATACATTAAGCCTCTTACATTGTTAGTGTCTAGTTTACTTGATTCTGTATTGTCACTTTAATTGCTATGTTTCTGCCGTTTGCTAGTTTAGAATCACAGAGTAAAATTGGTATTGGTCATGCTTTATTAGAAAAgacagtgttttttgtttttaaacatggCAAGAAGcttctgttttatttactgGTTGTTTTCTTTCAGGTTGAAGGTGTATCACATGTTGCCAGTGATGAAGATGAAGGCTCTGACTGATCCTGTAAGCATTATAAGCTCTCAAACACAGatatgcgtttttttttttgttttttttttaacccggACAACCTGTGGTCTGCATGAAAATACTTTACTCAATGCAGAGTAGTACTGTTCTGATATACCTTTGTGATAAACTTTTGTGAACAGTTACCATACTGCTAAAAGCCGTAAACATCTTTTCCATTTAGTATAGCCACTTGGTACAAGGTGTTTTTTGATTTTAGGTAATATCATAATGTACATATGAAAGAAAAGCTTTCCAAAGGGTTTGTGTGGGAAGCCATCTGTAATATAAATTCAAGACAGACTATAAAAATAGTAGCACACAGGATTCAATGTTAATAACTGAATGCGAAAATTACAATCCGTATGAAGACAACATACACTGTTGCCTATggggttcattttattttggtgaCCCTAAATGGCATACCTCACAAGGACCACTGTGCATGAGAGAATAGGCTTTTTTCTGTGTCTGTATGCTAATATTGCATACTTTAATCCTTCTCCGTAGCATAACTTAAATGCTGAACATAATTGGAGATGCTAATGCTTTCTCCGTCCCCAGCTGAAATCTGTGCCTCTTTCAACAGCGAAGAGAATGTACATCAGTGAGTGGCTATAGAAACCAGAATGAACATATTTTCTGTACAGAAGTTGTTTTAATAAAGATCAAAACTTTTAACacttgcatttctttttttcaccaatAAAATTATGCCCCTACCAtttccatgattttttttttagcagacgTGAGCAGTTTTAAGTTctttagtactttattattattattatgttgtatcttcatgttatataaatattagggtGCAGGTATCCCTTAAGTATGAGACTTTACTTTCAAGTAACTAAGCAGCACTAGCTTTTCTAGTTCTACCCATGATTCTCAATGCATCTGAACACTTGTTTTCAccaggcgggggggggggtcttcaaACCAAGATGCTTCCAAGGTCTTCAATCTCCGTGTATATGCTTGTAGCAGAGATTTAGAGGTCAGGAAAATGTCTCGAGAGGATTCTGTCCTAATTGAAAACCTTTTTGTGTGGGTAGAATCTATAGGCTTTATAGAGTGTAGATATCAAGACTATACgcagttttgtttttggggtGGATGTATGTTATGTACAGTTGTGGCCAACGGTTTTGAGAAGGCTGCCTGAGTTTAAATgatggcaatttgcatatactccagaattTGCATATACTC
The DNA window shown above is from Spea bombifrons isolate aSpeBom1 chromosome 1, aSpeBom1.2.pri, whole genome shotgun sequence and carries:
- the LOC128474967 gene encoding pseudouridylate synthase 1 homolog, yielding MASSQKDKPLIQTPSVGETRKASALQEEPEAVEENGHSAKRFKPDNEEQSKKPPKRKVVLLLAYSGKGYYGMQRNVGSSQFKTIEDELVQALVLTGCIPENHAEEMKKMSFQRCARTDKGVSAAGQVVSLKIWLIDNTVEMINQNLPPHIRILGLKRVTGRFNSKNTCDARTYSYTLPTFAFSHKDHETQEESFRLSQETLDKVNELLALYKGTHNFHNFTSQKGPRDPSAKRYIMEMHCEPPFQQGGLELAVIKVKGQSFMMHQIRKMIGLVIAVVKGYAPVSIIERSWGEEKVDIPKAPGLGLVLEKVHFEKYNRRFGNDGLHESLDWVEEDDKIESFKKEHIYPTIIQTEIQEKSMSTWMATLPIHDYEASSSQQNTDIHKVEGVSHVASDEDEGSD